The following are from one region of the Salvia hispanica cultivar TCC Black 2014 chromosome 1, UniMelb_Shisp_WGS_1.0, whole genome shotgun sequence genome:
- the LOC125223225 gene encoding uncharacterized protein LOC125223225 isoform X1, whose amino-acid sequence MEIDFLGLNSSKYKLEQANLKNPYLDSARGVETSLSLSTSSSFNFSDLQKKKWEFASKEDEMRSSSCRGDTICGVDKSHVTEQPSLLLVAPPAFRQASGGPNLRNLSLLAETNGYNNGNASNGISDGGHTPTVAMARRATLARFLEKRLHRMNQARTSHLMGKSLGLTNSEACETTITRNSNKKSNDPKRR is encoded by the exons atgGAGATAGATTTTCTGGGCCTGAATTCCTCCAAGTACAAATTGGAGCAAGCAAATCTCAAGAATCCATACTTAGATTCCG CTAGAGGAGTTGAAACGTCTTTGTCTCTCAGTACAAGTTCTTCCTTCAATTTCTCCGAT TTACAGAAGAAGAAATGGGAATTTGCAAGTAAAGAAGATGAGATGCGATCTTCTTCGTGCAGAGGCGATACAATTTGTGGGGTGGATAAATCTCACGTGACAGAACAACCTAGCCTACTTCTGGTGGCGCCGCCGGCTTTCCGCCAAGCCTCCGGCGGCCCCAATTTAAG GAACTTGTCTCTATTAGCTGAAACTAATGGATATAATAATGGAAATGCATCCAACGGCATATCTGATGGAG GTCATACTCCAACGGTGGCGATGGCCCGACGAGCAACCTTGGCCAGATTCTTGGAGAAGCGATTGCACAG AATGAATCAAGCAAGGACATCTCATCTGATGGGGAAATCACTGGGTTTAACCAACTCTGAAGCGTGTGAGACGACGATTACCAGAAACAGCAACAAGAAGAGCAATGACCCGAAacgaagatga
- the LOC125223225 gene encoding uncharacterized protein LOC125223225 isoform X2, with product MEIDFLGLNSSKYKLEQANLKNPYLDSARGVETSLSLSTSSSFNFSDKKKWEFASKEDEMRSSSCRGDTICGVDKSHVTEQPSLLLVAPPAFRQASGGPNLRNLSLLAETNGYNNGNASNGISDGGHTPTVAMARRATLARFLEKRLHRMNQARTSHLMGKSLGLTNSEACETTITRNSNKKSNDPKRR from the exons atgGAGATAGATTTTCTGGGCCTGAATTCCTCCAAGTACAAATTGGAGCAAGCAAATCTCAAGAATCCATACTTAGATTCCG CTAGAGGAGTTGAAACGTCTTTGTCTCTCAGTACAAGTTCTTCCTTCAATTTCTCCGAT AAGAAGAAATGGGAATTTGCAAGTAAAGAAGATGAGATGCGATCTTCTTCGTGCAGAGGCGATACAATTTGTGGGGTGGATAAATCTCACGTGACAGAACAACCTAGCCTACTTCTGGTGGCGCCGCCGGCTTTCCGCCAAGCCTCCGGCGGCCCCAATTTAAG GAACTTGTCTCTATTAGCTGAAACTAATGGATATAATAATGGAAATGCATCCAACGGCATATCTGATGGAG GTCATACTCCAACGGTGGCGATGGCCCGACGAGCAACCTTGGCCAGATTCTTGGAGAAGCGATTGCACAG AATGAATCAAGCAAGGACATCTCATCTGATGGGGAAATCACTGGGTTTAACCAACTCTGAAGCGTGTGAGACGACGATTACCAGAAACAGCAACAAGAAGAGCAATGACCCGAAacgaagatga